One Salmo trutta chromosome 12, fSalTru1.1, whole genome shotgun sequence genomic region harbors:
- the LOC115202745 gene encoding nodal homolog 2-A-like translates to MEGLTLAFFLALLVDSICVVGAENFPGNREAFFHGIRRFPPPSGGHRHPVRHSNRFPLYMMQLYRTLLEGDTARTPTVSAARTNNDNPRLHDSDYVLSLVAKSCHQIGGRWSVTFDMSSISASDKVQRSELRIRLPAFSASERVTVDMYHSQRCSYSSPPCPKESLFLGHLKAEPSSLTSTSNWRVFNVTALLHYYWLHQRGSAPGQEVSRPVEREEEEGQERVLHPTADRVMVVVFSKHQAEKRAPTLIHTAEHSKYVTLDWERAGADPAVSVEVEGGKGTSRRKRHGHHQRAGVAGVAPGLAPTEERKDPLCRKVDMWVDFDQIGWNEWIVYPKRYNAYRCEGSCPTPVDETFTPTNHAYMQSLLKLHHPDRVPCPFCVPTRLAPLSMLYYENSEVETRHFEGMVVEECGCH, encoded by the exons ATGGAAGGACTCACTCTGGCTTTCTTCTTGGCGCTTCTGGTGGACTCGATCTGTGTGGTTGGAGCAGAGAATTTCCCAGGGAACCGTGAGGCTTTCTTCCACGGGATTCGTAGGTTTCCCCCGCCAAGCGGAGGTCACAGGCACCCTGTTCGTCACTCCAACAGGTTCCCACTCTACATGATGCAGCTCTACCGGACTTTACTCGAGGGAGACACCGCCAGGACGCCAACTGTTAGCGCCGCCCGGACTAACAACGACAACCCCCGCCTTCACGACTCTGACTACGTACTCAGTCTGGTTGCCAAAA GTTGTCACCAGATCGGTGGGAGGTGGTCTGTCACCTTTGACATGTCCTCCATCTCTGCAAGTGACAAGGTCCAGCGCTCCGAGCTGCGGATTCGTCTGCCTGCATTCTCTGCCTCTGAGCGTGTCACTGTGGACATGTACCACTCCCAGAGATGCTCCTACTCCAGCCCGCCGTGCCCAAAGGAGAGCCTCTTCCTGGGCCACCTGAAGGCAGAGCCAAGTTCTCTGACCTCCACATCCAACTGGAGGGTGTTCAACGTCACCGCCCTGCTCCACTACTACTGGCTGCACCAGAGAGGCTCCGCACCTGGCCAGGAAGTGAGCAggccagtggagagagaggaggaggagggccaggAGAGGGTCCTGCACCCCACAGCCGACCGGGTCATGGTGGTCGTCTTCTCCAAGCACCAGGCAGAGAAGCGGGCTCCCACCCTCATCCACACCGCTGAGCACTCCAAGTACGTCACTCTGGACTGGGAGCGAGCTGGTGCCGACCCTGCTGTCAGCGTAGAGGTAGAGGGCGGAAAAGGAACCAGTCGCAGGAAAAGGCATGGGCACCACCAGAGAGCAGGAGTGGCTGGGGTGGCCCCTGGTTTGGCCCCCACGGAGGAGAGGAAGGATCCGTTGTGCAGGAAGGTGGACATGTGGGTGGACTTTGACCAGATTGGCTGGAACGAGTGGATTGTTTACCCCAAGCGCTACAATGCCTACCGCTGTGAGGGCAGCTGTCCTACCCCAGTAGACGAGACCTTCACCCCCACCAACCATGCTTACATGCAG aGTCTGCTGAAACTTCACCACCCAGACAGGGTCCCATGCCCGTTCTGTGTGCCCACCCGCCTGGCCCCTCTGTCCATGCTGTACTACGAGAACAGCGAAGTGGAGACGCGGCACTTTGAGGGCATGGTGGTGGAGGAGTGTGGTTGCCACTGA